From Etheostoma cragini isolate CJK2018 chromosome 10, CSU_Ecrag_1.0, whole genome shotgun sequence, the proteins below share one genomic window:
- the gask1b gene encoding Golgi-associated kinase 1B, with protein sequence MGKSRVHWLRFPFLRLTSSFRRCPLSKRSLIIGSVCVFHLLLVVSHFGYSQNQLERGTDEDKYRNARGLYNLDISDALSDSVDLPTGASFVVPTRSNVVYITLKYKRLKPAHIRGTIRPKLRRKVRRKETNSAFTQYKLVTLERDAGQNKHNFASKASWGETRDVYYKSLDITHIYPTNTQIDSHISSIRIYSQRAPPWLSPKDVEVMRFLADANVLRIKEVSLGDSPTLLVFEGETNVPMKNQKHTQRSNVCGGQCGVINIPVDTSEVFAFHLDRVLGLNRTLPAVSRKFSFLHDGQPCPVVSWDASLYPEGLAAGWSTVKLSWAEYQNSLKQRCWHKNISPKPDSGCFTVHHYEWSKLALFDFLLQIHNRLDYSCCGFRPRQEDVCVELGHHAQCGDPNHIQLTNILHRDHDPRHLVFTNNKGFFDRNEDNLDFRLLEGIKELPEQSVSVLKSKRLREKLLQSLFLDQTYWESQGGRQGIDKLIDVIERRAKVLLTYINAHGIKVITMHV encoded by the exons ATGGGGAAGTCTCGCGTTCACTGGCTGCGTTTCCCTTTTCTAAGACTGACCAGCAGCTTTCGAAGGTGCCCTCTTTCAAAAAGGAGTTTGATAATTGGCAGcgtgtgtgttttccatttgTTGTTGGTGGTTTCACATTTTGGATACTCGCAGAACCAACTGGAACGAGGGACTGACGAAGACAAATACCGAAACGCCCGTGGATTGTATAATTTGGATATTAGTGATGCGCTTTCAGACTCAGTGGATTTGCCGACCGGTGCGAGCTTTGTGGTCCCGACACGGTCCAACGTGGTGTATATAACGTTAAAGTATAAGCGCCTGAAACCAGCACATATTCGGGGTACGATCAGACCAAAACTGAGGAGAAAAGTCAGAAGGAAGGAGACTAATTCCGCTTTTACGCAGTACAAACTTGTAACTTTGGAGCGAGACGCGGGCCAGAATAAACATAATTTTGCATCCAAGGCTTCTTGGGGAGAAACCAGGGACGTTTATTATAAATCTTTAGATATAACCCATATATATCCGACAAATACGCAAATAGACTCTCACATTAGTTCTATCCGAATATACAGTCAGAGGGCACCGCCATGGCTCAGCCCAAAGGACGTGGAAGTCATGCGCTTTCTTGCGGATGCCAACGTTTTGCGCATCAAAGAAGTTTCTCTTGGAGACTCTCCGACACTTCTGGTATTTGAGGGCGAGACAAACGTTCcaatgaaaaaccaaaaacacacacagcggaGCAACGTATGTGGAGGGCAGTGCGGAGTAATCAACATTCCCGTGGACACCTCTGAGGTCTTTGCTTTTCATCTGGACAGGGTGCTTGGTCTCAATAGGACACTGCCAGCTGTAAGCAGAAAGTTTAGCTTCTTACACG ATGGCCAGCCTTGTCCAGTGGTGTCATGGGATGCATCTCTCTACCCAGAAGGCCTTGCTGCAGGCTGGTCGACCGTGAAGTTATCATGGGCGGAGTACCAGAACTCCCTGAAACAGAGGTGTTGGCACAAAAACATCAGCCCAAAACCTGACTCTGGCTGCTTCACAGTTCATCACTATGAGTGGAGTAAACTGGCTCTGTTTGACTTCTTGTTACAG ATTCACAACCGTCTGGATTACAGTTGCTGTGGATTCAGGCCCAGGcaggaggatgtgtgtgtggaactTGGCCACCATGCTCAATGTGGGGACCCAAACCACATACAACTGACAAACATCCTCCACAGGGATCACGACCCCAGACACCTGGTCTTCACCAACAACAAGGGGTTCTTCGACCGCAATGAGGACAACTTGGACTTCAGGCTCCTGGAAGGAATCAAAGA GCTGCCAGAGCAGTCAGTGTCTGTGCTGAAGAGCAAGAGGCTGAGAGAGAAGCTCCTCCAGTCTCTTTTTCTGGACCAGACATACTGGGAGAGCCAGGGCGGCCGGCAGGGCATCGATAAGCTGATCGATGTAATTGAAAGGCGGGCCAAGGTCCTCCTCACATACATCAACGCTCATGGGATCAAAGTCATCACAATGCACGTGTGA